In the genome of Acidimicrobiia bacterium, one region contains:
- a CDS encoding MarR family transcriptional regulator → MKTQDRGIALLDELVAEGSKALTADLVRTRLGISPQAASNLLRRLTDAGLLERLRPGSYAIRNLGVLGTRAAAENLAVAVAAALPGVPHRIGYRSALDELGLLVHPARTIQIAVARRVRMESLSGRKLRTIVEPVSSVHVGAERDGPSWISGLERALLDAAARPELVGGASLVAEALAAAAPKVDSVRLTDLAQELEWGPALRRIGSIADRLEIEGLAFRLQPLRTPSADLDLEPPSRGRAVWRDSHWWVRWNREPDELRASLYR, encoded by the coding sequence ATGAAGACACAAGATCGAGGGATTGCACTGCTCGACGAATTGGTCGCGGAGGGCTCGAAAGCCCTGACCGCTGATCTGGTTCGCACACGGCTCGGGATCTCGCCCCAGGCGGCATCAAACCTGCTGCGCCGCCTCACCGATGCCGGGCTCCTCGAGCGGCTTCGCCCGGGGAGCTATGCGATCCGCAACCTCGGCGTCCTTGGGACGCGTGCTGCTGCCGAGAACTTGGCCGTCGCCGTCGCCGCGGCCCTTCCCGGGGTGCCGCACCGGATCGGATACCGCAGCGCACTCGACGAGTTGGGACTGCTCGTGCATCCGGCGCGGACGATACAGATCGCCGTCGCGCGCCGGGTGCGGATGGAGTCCCTGTCAGGACGGAAGCTCCGCACGATCGTCGAACCTGTGAGCAGCGTGCATGTTGGCGCCGAGCGCGACGGTCCGTCCTGGATCTCGGGCCTCGAACGCGCGTTGCTCGACGCGGCTGCGCGTCCCGAGCTGGTCGGCGGCGCGTCACTGGTTGCCGAGGCACTTGCGGCGGCCGCACCCAAGGTTGATTCGGTGCGGTTGACGGACCTTGCCCAGGAGCTCGAGTGGGGGCCAGCGTTGCGTCGAATCGGCTCGATCGCGGACCGCCTCGAGATCGAGGGGCTCGCGTTTCGCCTCCAGCCGCTGCGGACCCCAAGTGCCGATCTCGATCTGGAACCACCGAGCCGAGGTCGAGCCGTGTGGCGCGACTCACATTGGTGGGTCCGTTGGAATCGCGAACCCGACGAACTTCGAGCGTCGCTGTACCGATGA
- a CDS encoding DUF4268 domain-containing protein, with amino-acid sequence MSIGRIIRAPVREVWKHEALDFTTWLERNIDVLNEHLDIPIVPESVRREQPAGAFSVDLIAEDEDGETVVIENQLERSDHDHLGKVLTYLAAYEASRAIWIVGDPRPEHVRAVAWLNDSSSASVWLFKLEAIRIGKSDPAPLLTRIVGPSEETRKIAATKREDSERDSARRAFFERLLDRAAEKTPLHIGLLPKKGPYLSRQVGGVGWVYGVREHGTRVIVWIERGAGREAETDAIFQSLVAHRAEIEADFGGALEWEAKESNRSRKIVVDLAEGGWADAEDWDQVIDSTVDTMIRLEAAVAQRLPAALESAEGVPTSIELDQL; translated from the coding sequence ATGAGCATCGGTCGGATCATCCGCGCGCCAGTGCGAGAAGTGTGGAAGCACGAGGCTCTTGACTTCACCACGTGGCTCGAACGGAACATCGATGTTCTCAACGAGCACTTGGATATCCCGATCGTCCCAGAATCTGTTCGGCGCGAACAGCCGGCCGGCGCATTTTCCGTGGACCTCATTGCTGAGGATGAAGATGGGGAAACGGTCGTGATCGAGAATCAACTGGAAAGATCCGATCATGACCATCTTGGGAAGGTGCTGACGTACCTCGCTGCGTACGAGGCGTCGCGAGCGATCTGGATTGTTGGCGACCCCCGGCCTGAGCATGTCCGTGCGGTCGCCTGGCTCAACGACTCCTCGTCCGCCTCTGTCTGGCTCTTCAAGTTGGAAGCCATACGCATTGGGAAATCCGACCCCGCGCCCTTGCTGACAAGGATCGTCGGCCCGTCAGAGGAGACGAGGAAGATTGCGGCGACCAAGCGCGAGGACAGCGAACGTGATTCGGCGCGCAGAGCTTTCTTCGAGCGACTCCTCGACCGAGCCGCAGAGAAGACGCCTCTGCACATCGGGCTGCTACCGAAGAAGGGTCCGTATTTGTCGAGACAGGTAGGTGGCGTTGGCTGGGTCTACGGAGTTCGCGAACATGGAACCCGCGTGATTGTCTGGATCGAGCGGGGCGCAGGTCGTGAGGCCGAGACTGATGCGATCTTCCAGTCGCTCGTGGCCCACCGCGCCGAGATTGAGGCCGATTTTGGGGGCGCGCTCGAGTGGGAGGCGAAGGAGTCGAATCGGTCGCGCAAGATCGTGGTTGACCTCGCTGAAGGGGGATGGGCCGATGCGGAAGACTGGGATCAAGTAATCGACTCAACCGTAGACACCATGATTCGGCTCGAAGCTGCAGTAGCTCAGCGCCTACCCGCGGCGCTCGAGTCTGCCGAAGGAGTCCCGACTTCGATCGAACTGGACCAGCTGTAG
- a CDS encoding nucleotidyl transferase AbiEii/AbiGii toxin family protein, which produces MITPAQITRRADADGVSAQTVERDYALAHMLAALTRLDEQRLVFKGGTALRYCYLDECRYSADLDFSLVGIGKPQALGLVERVLNDAKAEIGFEMFELDERTPPRIRFVGPLGRERSIKLDLADDELIIETRQARLLPRWPDLEMKHDLTVYSESEIAGEKLRCVIQRLQCRDLFDLHAMFEILAVDPSEAALRFEAKARHRGIDPALFEARYRARLTEYERRWQEELGEHLADVPQFDGIERRVTRSLREGRLVS; this is translated from the coding sequence ATGATCACGCCGGCTCAGATCACGCGTCGCGCGGATGCCGACGGTGTTTCCGCACAGACCGTCGAGCGCGACTACGCGCTGGCCCACATGCTCGCCGCGCTCACTCGCCTCGATGAGCAACGACTGGTCTTCAAGGGCGGCACCGCGCTGCGCTACTGCTATCTGGACGAGTGTCGCTACTCGGCCGACCTCGACTTCTCTCTCGTGGGTATCGGCAAGCCACAAGCTCTCGGACTCGTCGAGCGTGTCCTCAACGACGCGAAGGCTGAAATTGGCTTCGAGATGTTCGAGCTCGACGAGAGAACACCGCCACGTATCCGCTTCGTCGGCCCGCTTGGTAGAGAGCGCTCGATCAAGCTTGATCTGGCCGACGACGAACTCATCATCGAGACTCGCCAAGCTCGGTTGCTCCCGCGGTGGCCCGACCTGGAAATGAAGCACGACCTCACCGTGTACTCGGAGTCTGAGATCGCTGGCGAGAAGCTCCGCTGCGTGATCCAGAGACTCCAATGCCGTGACCTCTTTGACCTCCATGCCATGTTCGAGATCCTTGCAGTCGACCCCTCTGAAGCCGCTCTCCGTTTCGAGGCGAAGGCACGCCATCGCGGCATCGATCCAGCGCTCTTCGAGGCTCGATATCGAGCGCGGCTCACCGAATACGAGCGGCGCTGGCAGGAAGAGCTCGGTGAGCACCTCGCCGACGTGCCGCAATTCGACGGGATCGAACGACGCGTCACGCGCAGCCTTC